A region of Carassius auratus strain Wakin chromosome 23, ASM336829v1, whole genome shotgun sequence DNA encodes the following proteins:
- the LOC113041504 gene encoding L-rhamnose-binding lectin CSL3-like — protein sequence MRLLPCVQAWFKRINMLPQNLNSISLIILLCRQGVDTKRYFSCEGGSVPLSCDWGYIKVITANYGRTDHTTCSTGRSLHQLSNVDCFQETSVHVMSKRCDGRKSCSVPAVNSVFSDPCVGTYKYLDVSYLCLPFRKSVTCEGKRTLIDCGNGVIWIHHANYGRRDLVTCPHKLATTPDCYSPQTRSLRSSCNGKNYCQLNASKTSFLSDPCPDVHKYLEVMYSCI from the exons ATGAGGTTACTTCCTTGTGTCCAAGCTTGGTTCAAACGTATCAACATGCTGCCACAAAACCTAAACTCGATCTCCT TGATAATTCTACTGTGTCGACAAG GTGTTGACACAAAAAGATATTTCTCGTGTGAAGGTGGCTCTGTTCCACTCAGCTGTG ATTGGGGATACATAAAGGTGATTACAGCCAACTATGGGCGAACCGATCACACAACATGCTCCACTGGAAGATCACTTCATCAGCTCTCAAACGTCGACTGCTTCCAAGAGACATCCGTCCATGTGATGTCCAAACG ATGCGATGGAAGAAAGAGTTGTTCTGTTCCTGCAGTGAACTCTGTTTTCTCTGACCCTTGTGTTGGGACTTATAAATACCTGGATGTCTCCTATTTGTGTCTCCCATTTA GAAAAAGTGTCACATGTGAAGGCAAGCGAACTCTCATTGACTGTG GTAATGGTGTGATTTGGATACATCATGCGAATTACGGACGACGGGATCTTGTAACCTGTCCTCATAAATTAGCAACAACACCAGACTGTTACTCTCCTCAGACCCGCAGCCTGCGTTCCAG CTGCAATGGGAAGAATTATTGTCAATTAAATGCCTCAAAGACTTCATTCCTCTCTGATCCATGTCCGGATGTCCATAAATACTTAGAAGTGATGTACAGCTGTATATAA